The sequence AGCATATATATGTTGAGTTTTTAAAAGTATTTTAATCTTATATTGCAGAGGACATAGGTGAAGAAAGTTGTATCGATTTTTGGAGGAAGTGCTGATGCCCAAATCAAAACTCCTTTATTGTTTCGTTTTCTTGCGTTGCTCATCCCTAGGGCTGATAAACTTCTAGCATGTACATAGCAGTTATCATACCCTAACTGGAATTTTCTCTCTACAAGTAGTTTTTTAACTTTAGCTGACTGTAAGTCAGCCTCTTTTTTTTCCACTCTAGAATCCAGAAAATGCTTTTATTTGTACCTAATTTTTATCCTTCAACATCAGTAGTACATTTAGTCTAAGATCAAACAAATCAACAACTAATTCCACTAAATACATGATCATTCTCATATAGAGATTAACACTCGCGATGCTGATATTGGCACACCCGACAAAAATATTGCATGgggaatttatttttttaaatgaaccgACAGGAGAGCTGCTAACTATATTAAAAAGAGGTTTTGAGTCAGAATGGGCAAAGAATACAGTGGCCTTATGGCCGGAATTTAATATTATTGTCACAAGATTAAATTTTGAGCTGTAATTTTTATGGGCCAGCTCCGTATATTGTGACATTCAAAATAATCACccatgtccccccccccccacctcatATTTCCCTTAAAGAAATTGCTCTGTTgcagttttcttttcttttctttttttagatgtgCTCTGTTGGTGCGTTGGGTGAGGCTAATCAGCATATCATGGGGTGATTATTTTTGGAGTTATATTGATTAGGTTTCTGACTTGTAAGGCCATACTAGACTTGTACTTGAGTCTTATCAAAGTAGAGGAGTATTTGATGCAAAATGAGTGAGTAGTTTAATAAGAAATGGTCGCTGCTAACTGAATAACGATAGAAAGTGCTGAAAAAAATTCTCAGGTCCAATTCAAAATGGAAAATTAATTCGATTCATATACCAATAAAAATAGCGCAACCGACAACATACCCATCTATATATACAGATAGTAGAAATTAACTCGACAAACCCCAATTACAGATCATCCCACATTATTGCACACACCATGAAGTCAACCGATGAATAAATTTATATGAGAACCAGCCACATGCATATGCGCCGGCACCCTGACTGAACTAATAGTCAAACTGGTAGTTGCTGGTGAAGGTCGTGCCGAAGTCCCACCACGCCGGCACGACGCTGTTCATGTGCAGCGTCTGGCCGCCGGTGGAGGTGATCTTGAAGGAGAGCGCCTGGCCGACGAGAGCCGAGTTGCACTGCCAGAGGGCGCCCCAGTTGCGCGTCAGTGTGATCCACCCGGTCTTGCTCCCCTTCAGCGACATTGACTGGATGGAGCCGCTGCCGGCGACGTTGGTGACGAGCACCAGCTCGAAGTAGTTGAACCCGCTGATGATGAGCCTCACCCCTCCCTGCCTCCAGCACTTCACCCTGCACAAGCATCATATGATGTCAGTAACACAAACCTTGTTGGCAGAATTATCTCGCAACACGGCTCTCGGTTCGGCCGGCATTGCGATGTTTGCCGTGTCTTGCTGCGCTAGCTGTTGTTGCAAGGAGAGAAATGATGCGTGTATATATGCTGCAAAGGTGGCCTTCTTACCGCTGGTAGAGGATGGGGATGATACCGGCGCGGTAGATGCCGATGTGCTCCCAGGCAGGCTGGGACATGTCGAAGTGCGGGCGGGGCGGGTTGCACCAGCCACCGTTGTCGTTGGCG is a genomic window of Phragmites australis chromosome 24, lpPhrAust1.1, whole genome shotgun sequence containing:
- the LOC133907475 gene encoding expansin-A28-like is translated as MGSSTMLLKSFAVLALLVSSAMADWSRGTATFYGGKDGSGTMHGACGYGNLYNQGYGVLNAALSRVLFNEGASCGQCYTIRCDDAKSGWCKVGNTVTVTATNLCPPNYALANDNGGWCNPPRPHFDMSQPAWEHIGIYRAGIIPILYQRVKCWRQGGVRLIISGFNYFELVLVTNVAGSGSIQSMSLKGSKTGWITLTRNWGALWQCNSALVGQALSFKITSTGGQTLHMNSVVPAWWDFGTTFTSNYQFDY